Genomic segment of Dermacentor albipictus isolate Rhodes 1998 colony chromosome 5, USDA_Dalb.pri_finalv2, whole genome shotgun sequence:
TGCATGTGTCTCTCTGTGTGAATTTTTTAAAACCCTTTCCTCTCTGTCTTccttctaacccctatctcccaatCCAAGGTAGGTAGAAAACCGGAGATTAATATcaggttaaccttcctgcctttcctcttcatctctctcgctctctctttctctctcgcattATCTCAGTAGTTAGCTATATAGCTATACGACCTGAACCTGAGAGGTCTCTTGATGCCCCCTAGCATCATACGgaagttagaaaagaaaaaaataaagtaaaaaagtTCGAGCAGAGCTAATCTACGAGGACTAACCAAGTATTGCGaatagccgaaacgcgtcatgtattaGGCGTGTACGCGCTGcagccaggctcctctctcgcacttcGCTCTGGACACACTGCGCCCTCTGGCGGCGCCACCGTGAAGTCCGCGCGTGCCCAGTGGCACACATAGGCAGCGATGCAAGTTGGCGTCACAGAGGTTCGTTGAAGGGCGGCACATACCCAGGTCAATAGCCcattttttagactgcactatctccgaGGTCAGCCCATATTTTTCGTGGGATAGCTAGATGGCTAGGTAGCTAAACAACCGGGAAGCAAACTGGTCTGAGTGTGGCAAAATATTCgtcacattaaaaaaagaaacagaccaGATTCATTGCTTGCTTGTTCTTCCCCGGCGACCATGGTCATTCGCTAAATGAAATGCGCTTAGGCAATCCCAGCCTGCTTATTTATGATCCCGTGTTTTAAAACTCTAATATATAAAATGTTGGGGATAACCAACTTTTCCCACACTTTCTCGCATACACATGCTGTGCATCGAGATTAGATCACATATGCCGGGTGACTCCACGGTGCGCGCACGCGATTTTTCTCACCAGCAGGCCGGCAAGCGCGACCATGAGTAGTACTTGGCTTACGGCTCTCATCCTGACGACCTTGTGCGCCTCCCGGGGCCTGGCGCATCCACACATCAGGTCGTTCTCGGCCAGCTCTTTCCAAGAGATGAGCACGGGTCCAAACGGTATAGTGCTGGGCCGACAAGGTTACCACGACTCGAGGGGTCATGGGCACTTCATCTCCTACACGGTGGACAAAGGCGGCCAGGTTCACATTCGACACGATCCCACTGGAAGGGTTTTCCTCACTAACCTGGAGAAGACACCATTCCCGCATGCCTTTCACTTGTTCAGGTGCGTGCGAATACGTCACGTCCCCCGTGTATCCCTTAAAACCTCTTGTGCACCCACACTGATGGCAGATGTTCTACTTTTCAACATTAAACGAGAATcgataaaacaaacaaacaaacagtttTAATTATGTCTAACCAACTAGCTCATTGCTGAATTTTCCTTAAAAAATTAGGCACTTTATTGCCGCAGCTTTTCGCAGAATGACGCTAATTTGATGAAAATGTGTCTTCCCGGGTTCATATTGCGTGGCAAGTTGATACAAGACAAAGTTTGGCTACGGGACAGCTGCATGTGCCACGCAATGTTCAGTTTATTAGCATCGCACTGAATTAGCAAACAAAGCTGCGATTTTCGAGACGTTACTAATGCCTTGTCGGCCAACACTTCTCATAGCAAGCTGTATTGGTGTTCGGTCGCCCTTGCAGTGACTGCAAATGTgccaaataatatttttttttcctgagtaATGTGTCAGTAACTTGAAACAAGTGTAGCCCATCCAAATGCTTTAATTAAAGTTCATCAAATTTGTGTACCAACGAAATTcacttacagaaaaaaaaaaacgcttttatcATCTGGAGTAAGCTCAGACTTTCCGTGGGACGCTTATGCAGCCCACTTGAGGATTGGTTTGAAATGAGTGTGAAAGGCAAGAGTGCGAAAGGCACGTTGTTGTTAATAActgagaaaaaggaaaggaacagATTTATTCATTACTCATTTTCTTATCTCTCTCTTTGTAACAGGTCACTGCTAACTCCCGATTTTGGTCTGTCTTCATTGAAACTTCTACCGCGATTCCACCAGCCATTTCTGTGCCTTTTGAATCCTTGCAGCAGCGATTCTTACACCAACCGGCATGACGATCAGTACATGAGGATGATGCATGGGATTGCTTAGGCCAACATTACGCACCTACCTACGAAAATTGGCAATACCTTAGCATGGCAACTTATATCGGTGTCtggcttttgttttgtatttATCCATGGCATAAGTATCTTcaacaggaggtcccgatacagtcctcgactatgggacctccttttGTATACTACACACATGTAATTTCCTGTATTTTtaccaataaataaattatgaaatAAAAAAGCAGGCAAAGATGGACTGAGTTCATTGgtcttatgtttcttttttcgcgcttGCCTGTAAATTTCAATCGCCTTTCGTTATGTTAACGCagccaatttttctttctttctttttttttcttttctttggcgGGGGGACGATGGGGGAAGGAGAGGGTCATGTTTCCAGTGTCCTCCCTCCTCGCCTTGCTACGCCGCTGAACGCAGCCGTGAGTCCCACGACACGTGAATATTTTATAAAATGGCTACATAAACCATATTTTGAGGCACATATTTAAGCCATGAGTGAAGGAAAACGCTTCTCAAATCTTCAAACTTTATaaacaacgcaaaaaaaaagcggTCATTAGCGCGAGACGATGCTCAAACGCAATTTGTGTTTGAACTTCCCGCGTTAGCAAGTATTGCCCTTCTACAGGTGATTACTATTCAATATGCCAGTAATAAGCAATATGTAGAAGACAACTTTTAAATTAATTCCAGGTTTGATCCGGTCTGTTTTAGTTCGAGTTGCTTTTGTTATCTACGAGGTCATGTGTATTCCTGAGTGGTGTCAACGAGACCTTGTAGATGGCAGCACCATATGCACAACAAACTCGCTCGCCCAACGATATTGCAATTACGGCTACCTCCGAAGTTCGTAACAGGATAAACTGGCTCCCGTTACCGCATCTTCCTGTGCCACTTTTTCGATGGCGGAAAGTGAGCTGAAGCGTATTTGCCTGCGACCCAGAACTTGGCCTCGCGGCAGACTGTTGTGCTCTTAACCCACTTGAGCCGTCGCATGGAAGTGACATCGTGACAGATTGTGCATGAAGGCTCGCTGTGCAAACCGGTGAAACCATGGACGACCAGGATCTAGCGATCTTGTGTTTCCAGCACTGCGAGAAGCGCGCCAACGTTTTGTGTCTGCGGCTGCCGAAGTGTTGTCCGATTTGTGGCCTGGAGCTCGAAAACGCCGAGCTGCGAGTGCCTCCGTTCAGGATACCGTATCCGTTCAGAAACACGCAGCAATCGCCGTGCTGTGTTGTGATCAAGCCGTCGAAAGGCGACTTTCTGCAGTAAGTGTAACGCCCTATTTTTGTGTGACTTTGTGTTTCCTGTGCGCGCTTTGTTGTCGCACTTGCGCGCTGTGCTTTATGGCTCCCCGAAGAGTTAAATTCTATTTACGTGGCTTCAGCCCGTATGCTCCGCTCAGTGTGTTGGCTTCGTTGTTTGTGGAGGGAGCAGGGAGGCATATTTGTGGATAGTTTGCTTGCTGACTGGTTTGTTGTAGTCTAAAAAAAATGCGAAACCTCTTATTGTCACCTCTCCCTTTCTTTGCAGTCTGCATTCGAGCTCACTGGACCTGCACACTGGAGTGACGGACTCCAACGGTAATAAAACTGATACGCCCCAGCTACAGCTCTGCCAAACTAACTTCCTCGATGATTAGTGGCGTTGTGACGTTGACGTTGCCCGTTAAAAGTACGCACCTGATAGCATCGCCGATTCGGGGTTCTTGATCACGAGCATTAATTGTGGTGTCACATGCCTGATCGATGGCTGTGTTGTTACGGGGTTCTCGTGCATCTTAGCCTTCTTGCAGTTGTTCATAGTGCATGTATGGATGCCGCGGCGTTGCCTACAAGGCCACTGAACGATATATAGGCGATGTTGTAGACGACTTAGTGAGTAAACAATTTATTAAAAGGTGAACTTACAGTAGCGCTCGCATGTTTGCCTTCATTTGTCTTTATTAGGCCAAGTGCACGAGTATGACAAGGAAGGGCTCAAAGTTGCCAAACAACCCATGTGGTCACAGTGCATTGCTGTGCCAGTCATTACAGACGAGGGAACAGCCTGGCATGAATTCTGGGATTACACTTTATCCGTTACTGAAAGCCAGGATGCCTGGGACAGCAAACGGTATGTTGGCTTATGCTAGTAATATTTTGTGTATTGACTAGCAATGGCCTTGAAATGCAATGATGTATTTGTTTACTTGTGATTTTGAGCACCTGTATTTCCATTTGGTGTTTTTTTCCCTTTGGGTAGTTTTTGTTGTTACGGGGATCAGTTGTGATTGATGAAGTATGTTCTAAAGCTTACGCATAGCTTCAAAGGCAAATCAGAAAgactttgcccctattttttgttagccaaaataaggtacatacgggtaattacaaatatacatacTATTCTACGTATCTTAacctatttttccacatagtccccatactggttcagacatttgtcccatcacagcactaaatttgagatgcccctgtggcagaattcgtccggctgactgtggaaccactgtCGGACTGCAGTCTTGGCTTCATCGTTTcacgtgaatcgctgtcctgcAAGAAGCTTCTTCAGTGGACCGAAAATTTGGAAATCACTAGGGCCGAGGTCCAGACTGGATGGTGTATGGTCAAGACTCTCCCATAGAAATAACTGGAGCTTGTCAGTGCCTTGTCACTGATTGCCACATATGGCCACACAGTGTCGTGAAGGATACGAATTGCGATCTAACAACagcaccacctcacacttctaaacgcgagacacctttccccatacgtgggcggcATTTCCCTGTGGATGTTGATGGGTGTTTGTCTCTTGCTCTGTTGAAAacaaatcacacttcgttgcttgtatgccatggacgtgtgaagcacaaccgttACCTctaacaactgacagcagcgctgtGCCACAGAGCTactggcagataaggccgggccggtccaagaaaagTCGTCCTGGGAATTGATATGTTGGCTTCGCGTTTACTGCCATAATTTGGCTACAGAGAAATAGGGGCATAACTTTCCGATTTGCCATTGTATAAGTTTCGTTTTTGGTAGTTGCACCCACAGATTTGTGACATTATGTTCGAAACTGTTTGCTTGCTCATTTAGGGAAACCAGTGCAAATGTAAGCCTGTGCGGTGCACAACTTTGCTTTCTTAACTCCTGGGGCTGGGCTGTTGTGAGCAGTCAGTCATATCACTGTATTAGCTTCTTGTTTGATACATTTTCTTGAAGTCTTATCTTTAAATATCATGGTGAGCTTTGCCATAAGAAGCCTTAGGAATCTGTTAATAAAGTACGGAAGTAACAATCACACTTAAAATCCAACTATTTATTTTTCTATATTAACTTTATAATTGTACTTATACACCAAAGGTGGTGATAATCACTGTGTGGCTTGTATTTTTTATGAACCAGAAGAAGTATTGTACCAAGACGATGAGGGGCTAAAGCACGTGGATTTTGCTCTAATCTGGGATGCCTCACATGTTACTTTACGCCATTGCATACAAGCTCCCTTTCAATTAATCGGATGCCAATTACCTCATTCTTTTCATTCTAGATACAATGAAACGGAGCACAACTGCTACTCCTTtgtgatagccttcctgcgaaaCCTGCAGATACCACAGCTGCGACCATCACTCAAGGACAAGCTGACTTTCTCCTCTGATTTTCTTGTCCCAAAAACCAGGAATGTTGCCCGGTACATTGCACTCTACAGAAAACTTCTGCAAGATGGTACATATGTCAAACGTTGCGAGCCCTATCGAACACAGACATAATAGATTTTATTTACTGATATCTCTCGCTAATCGTTATGTGTAGGTTTGAGTATAAGTGAACAAAAAACAACTGCGTTTAATGAGCATGAATATCAGAAGTGTATAACTGTTGCTTAAGGGAATACTGACACGAAAACTTTGTGGCCCACTTTTTCAGGCAGCTGCCGACTCCTGAAGTATGGAATGAAGCCTTAATTCCTTGAGTGCACCGCAGATACGTAATTAATTCCGGCACCTCCTATGCAACCCAGTCAAAATGAGCACCAAGTGCGGCGTGGCtttgaacaaacaaacaaaaaaagactaTTCACGTCACCTAAAGTGGAGGCGGTGTTCTGTTATCATCGCAAACAGCTCAAGAGCGTGCCTTGTGTTGCTGAAAGCTGCCAAATCGGCTTTGCCAATTATGCATTTCTCTTGGAAATGCAGGGGAACTTGCTTTGCCCTCTTATCCCACGGACGCTGAATGGACTCGGCTTTCTGTGGCATGTTCATAGGggatgtgtatttgccagtggtGCCTGATACCATGACACCACCGCAAAGTTTTGGTGATGTGAATCGTACCTTTTTCACATACGAATCGGCACTGCACGTGGTTATGTTTTGAACTGGTAGCATAAATAGGTAGCATGACTAATTATTTGTTGTGCTCTTGAGGAACTGAGGCTCCATAGTGTAATTATTGGGTTGGCATCTAtccaaggaagaaaaaaaaattattctgtcaGTACTGctttaattaaatgaaatctGAAAACCAGTTATCAGGTGAAAGTGCACTGCATATAAAATGTACTATTTTATAAATAGCTTGTAAATAATGAAATGCGAGAAAATAATGTGATGCTCCTATTCTGTTAAAAAAGAAGATGGCCTAATGGTGATGAAAATGGGTCTTTAAAGCTTAAGATTTTCAGCTTCCATGCAAATGTGTTGTAGATTAATCTAAAAACATACTTCTATCTGTACTTTTGGAAGTTTTATATCTTAAATATTTTGTGTTCTTTATTTCAAGAATTCACAGAAATATGCCAAGTATGCTTTGCTTGGTGTTTGAAAAGAGATTGGTCAGAGTTCTCGGTCATAGCTCTTGTTTGTTAGTCACATTGTCTTACGGTGGTTTTGTTTTTATGTAGTGTCCATTCTCATAGAAAAGTGTTTTTTTGTGTTGGTGGCAGCATAAAGTTTTTGTTTGATTCAGCATAGTTACAAAATTGTGTGTAACGTTAAAGTGAGGCTCCGAGTGATTATTTTACATTTCATATGGACACAAGTTCTTATGCTTACTTTCCGGTGTGCTTGTTGTTTTGTTTACCTATAAGCATCGCATCACTCTAGCATCTTGTTTGGTCGCATAGTCAGTGTCacggctaacacttccagggctaATCCTGCACACACATGAATACCTGTGAAAGTGGAGGGGAAGATGGCTGCCACAGTAGCTGAACTGGTAAAGCACCACATCTGTAATGTAGGAGATGTGGGTTTGGCTCCTGCTtgtggcaagttgtcttttcgtccacttgcatttcccttttctttattatttctataCTTCAATCAAACCAACAACCAACTTTTGTGAGCTTTATCTGTCTTTTTCGTCCGTTTTCTTCATAGAGCTATAACTAACAAACTGTCAAGCCTCTCAGATCCCCATAGCCTTCTTGCTCGTTACTACCGAGTGTTGTTTGACACTTAGAGGGGCTTTGAacctctgtgtatctgtttctttttacatcctcgttcagtcgtgcttatacactctatcatggattctaacaAGCTAGCCCGCGAACGTGTTTTAACCTCACTATTAAATTATGTCAGCCCACGAATCTTATGCCGAAAAAGATTTTCACATCCTTCTACTATAACTGGGGTTATCGCACCGATACCTGGCTTTCTCTCCCTTTTCGTTTCTCCTAGCATGCTAGAAGCTACACACCGGTGATGCTAAGATAGCAAAAAAGCCTTGGCCAAAAGTTGAGTGTCATGGTGGCAAAAGTGCTTGTCGGGGCATGCCATGGCAGCCACGGTAGACTATGCTACGCAGAACACTGCTGCCATCCTGGAGGCCAAGCACGGCAGATGCAGCTACGTTTAATGTaaagatgaaattatttttctgtctttttgagattgcagacaAATATTCTTCATTTATTTAGCTCAAAATCAGCAATTATGTAATACTGAGAATGTTCTTGTGATCACGAAATCGGCCAATAGCATCTGCCAACTGCTTTCGATGACGACATTGCAGATGCAAAAGTAAGCGACCATTTGCTGTTTTTGACATGGTATTGCAAACTCCCTGCTGCATTCAGTGCAATAATagttggctcacatgttcacaggagcctcgttAACAGATCGGCAAATTTTTTACTGTGTTCAAAAAGCGTTTCAGGGCCCTCTTAATTTTTCTTTAGATTCTTCATTTTCTGGCATCTGCTGCATTCCTTGCTGGCAGTATGTTCTTGACAGTGCATAGTGGTGCCATTGAGATTATGGTCTAGTTTGTGGAGCATAGTTTTATGAATATATTAGGGTTTTAAACAGATGTACCTGCGTGCAGGCCATATGAATGCATGATGCTGTTGAATGTGGCCTGTATGGCGCTATTGAGTGTTTACTAACTCCCACTATAATTTATCCTTGCATTGAGCACCTGTCCCCATCTCTGAAACGCATCACGTTGGGGTCTGTAGAAACTATGGGTTGCATACACTGCCTGGTGACTGACATGAACTTGAGACTCTCCTCGACTGCTGACTTTACTCTTGGTACAGAATTTCCTTCTCGATAATGCCTTTTCAATGGCAACAGACATAATTTGACAACACTCTGCAGGAGGTTGACTGCAATGGTGTTTACTCAGTCATGCAAGCATTTATAAATtgattaaattatgaggttttaaatACTGGACCTATGCCTAGACTGTTGGAGGTGCTGTAGTGGTTGACACCACATTAATTTTGGGACCTGAAATCCTTTGAGTTGCAGTTAATAGGTAAATTGGTGTCTCTGCATGTTGTCACAGTCAGAATGAGGTCGGCAAGCATTTGCACATGCAATGTTCAGCTCTGAATCTCTTTCTTGCATAGTCATTATGAGAAGGGGAATATAATAATGAAGGATGTTCATACAGTTCATAAGTGAAAGAAAATCATATTTACTTGgcttttgcttacttgcttttcttGGTTTTGCTCTTTACAAGACAGCACATTTAAAACCAATTTctaactcatttttttttaattaaatgaAGCTCGCCACCTTCTaaaccccagaaaaaa
This window contains:
- the LOC139060168 gene encoding MKRN2 opposite strand protein; protein product: MDDQDLAILCFQHCEKRANVLCLRLPKCCPICGLELENAELRVPPFRIPYPFRNTQQSPCCVVIKPSKGDFLHLHSSSLDLHTGVTDSNGQVHEYDKEGLKVAKQPMWSQCIAVPVITDEGTAWHEFWDYTLSVTESQDAWDSKRYNETEHNCYSFVIAFLRNLQIPQLRPSLKDKLTFSSDFLVPKTRNVARYIALYRKLLQDGTYVKRCEPYRTQT